A part of Azospirillum thermophilum genomic DNA contains:
- the ruvB gene encoding Holliday junction branch migration DNA helicase RuvB, with the protein MTSGPSNPDRLVQPGQGSGDSAESSIRPLSLAEFIGQRQARENLSIFIQAARARGEALDHVLLFGPPGLGKTTLAQIVARELGVGFRATSGPVIARAGDLAALLTNLQPHDVLFIDEIHRLNPAVEEVLYPAMEDFQLDLIIGEGPSARSIRIDLPPFTLVGATTRSGLITRPLRERFGIPVRLQFYEPDELELIVRRAAGVLGMGITPEGAREVANRSRGTPRVAGRLLRRVRDFAAVAGVPEVDKRVADAALTRLEVDRLGLDSMDRRYLGLIAANYGGGPVGVETLGAALGEQRDVIEEVVEPYLIQQGFLQRTPRGRMLTDQGFRYLGINPPAAAARQLDLLDRAGGRPAAGDEPIDGADDE; encoded by the coding sequence ATGACCTCCGGTCCCTCCAACCCGGACCGTCTGGTGCAGCCGGGCCAGGGCAGCGGCGATTCCGCCGAGTCCTCCATCCGTCCGCTGTCGCTGGCCGAATTCATCGGGCAGCGGCAGGCGCGCGAGAACCTGTCGATCTTCATCCAGGCCGCCCGCGCCCGCGGCGAGGCGCTGGACCATGTCCTGCTGTTCGGTCCGCCGGGGCTGGGCAAGACGACGCTCGCCCAGATCGTGGCGCGCGAGCTCGGCGTCGGGTTCCGTGCCACCTCCGGCCCGGTCATCGCGCGGGCCGGCGACCTCGCCGCGCTGCTGACCAACCTGCAGCCGCACGACGTTCTCTTCATCGACGAGATTCACCGCCTCAATCCCGCCGTAGAGGAGGTGTTGTATCCCGCCATGGAGGATTTCCAGCTCGACCTCATCATTGGCGAAGGGCCGTCGGCGCGCTCGATCCGCATCGACCTGCCGCCCTTCACGCTGGTCGGCGCGACCACGCGCAGCGGCCTGATCACGCGCCCCCTGCGCGAACGCTTCGGCATTCCCGTCCGCCTGCAGTTCTACGAGCCGGACGAGCTGGAACTGATCGTGCGCCGCGCCGCCGGCGTGCTGGGCATGGGCATTACGCCGGAGGGCGCGCGGGAGGTGGCCAACCGGTCGCGCGGCACGCCGCGCGTCGCCGGCCGCCTGCTGCGCCGGGTGCGCGACTTTGCCGCGGTGGCCGGCGTGCCGGAGGTCGACAAGCGCGTCGCCGACGCCGCGCTGACCCGGCTGGAGGTCGACCGGCTGGGGCTCGACAGCATGGACCGCCGCTATCTCGGCCTGATCGCGGCCAATTACGGCGGCGGACCGGTCGGCGTCGAGACGCTGGGTGCCGCGCTGGGCGAGCAGCGCGACGTGATCGAGGAGGTGGTCGAGCCCTACCTGATCCAGCAGGGCTTCCTGCAGCGCACGCCGCGCGGACGCATGCTGACCGACCAGGGGTTCCGCTACCTCGGCATCAATCCGCCGGCCGCCGCGGCCCGGCAGCTCGACCTGCTGGACAGGGCCGGCGGCCGGCCCGCCGCGGGCGACGAGCCGATCGACGGGGCGGACGATGAGTGA
- the ybgF gene encoding tol-pal system protein YbgF has translation MTKTTMFASLLLGTMLTGGTALAQTSGQVERLQRLESQVAALGGSVEGGRIEVAQASPSLAADMEIRLQHLERAISELTGKFEETSYQVSQMKDRLERVNADIDFRLKELESKGGGAGGGGAFGSGGGGDAFGPSKGSAPAKGADKVAEKPADKAPEKPAQTAAVAAVPSNAGPEKQYEHAFELLRNADYDKAEKAFQDFLAKNKGHQLAGNAQYWLGESYYVRNKFAEAAQAFAEGVSKYPKNSKAADNLLKLGMSLQQLNQKKDACTAYNQLMTKFPDASASVKRRADTERRRLNCPT, from the coding sequence ATGACCAAGACCACGATGTTCGCTTCCCTGCTGCTCGGCACCATGCTGACCGGCGGCACCGCCCTTGCCCAGACCAGCGGTCAGGTCGAGCGGCTGCAGCGGCTGGAGAGCCAGGTGGCCGCCTTGGGGGGCTCGGTCGAGGGCGGGCGGATCGAGGTGGCGCAGGCCTCCCCGTCGCTCGCCGCGGACATGGAGATCCGCCTGCAGCACCTGGAGCGCGCGATCTCGGAGCTGACCGGAAAGTTCGAGGAGACCAGCTACCAGGTCTCGCAGATGAAGGACCGGCTGGAGCGGGTGAACGCCGACATCGACTTCCGCCTGAAGGAGCTCGAGTCGAAGGGCGGCGGCGCGGGTGGTGGTGGTGCCTTCGGGTCGGGCGGCGGCGGCGACGCCTTCGGCCCGTCGAAGGGCTCGGCGCCGGCCAAGGGCGCGGACAAGGTTGCAGAGAAGCCGGCCGACAAGGCGCCGGAAAAGCCTGCCCAGACCGCCGCGGTCGCTGCCGTGCCGTCGAATGCCGGCCCGGAGAAGCAGTACGAGCACGCTTTCGAGCTGCTGCGCAACGCCGACTACGACAAGGCGGAGAAGGCCTTCCAGGACTTCCTGGCCAAGAACAAGGGGCACCAGCTCGCCGGGAACGCCCAGTACTGGCTCGGCGAGTCCTATTACGTCCGCAACAAGTTCGCCGAGGCGGCCCAGGCCTTCGCCGAGGGCGTGTCGAAGTATCCGAAGAACTCCAAGGCGGCCGACAATCTTCTGAAGCTGGGCATGTCGCTGCAGCAGCTCAACCAGAAGAAGGACGCCTGCACCGCCTACAACCAGCTCATGACCAAGTTCCCCGACGCCTCGGCCAGCGTGAAGCGCCGGGCCGATACGGAGCGCCGTCGCCTGAATTGCCCGACCTGA
- the pal gene encoding peptidoglycan-associated lipoprotein Pal, giving the protein MKFKYIAMAAAVALLAACESTPKDAGAGAGTGTAQSQVKPGSAEDFVVNVGDRVFFGFDRYDLSPEARATLDRQAKWLQTYPQVTVTVEGHADERGTREYNLALGERRANSVKNYLVANGVSASRVSTVSYGKERPAVTGSNEAAWSQNRRGVTVVN; this is encoded by the coding sequence ATGAAGTTCAAGTACATCGCCATGGCCGCCGCCGTGGCCCTCCTCGCCGCCTGCGAATCCACCCCGAAGGACGCCGGCGCCGGCGCCGGCACCGGCACCGCCCAGTCGCAGGTCAAGCCGGGCTCGGCCGAGGACTTCGTCGTCAACGTCGGCGACCGCGTCTTCTTCGGCTTCGACCGCTACGACCTGTCGCCGGAGGCCCGCGCCACCCTCGACCGCCAGGCCAAGTGGCTGCAGACCTACCCGCAGGTCACCGTGACCGTCGAGGGCCACGCCGACGAGCGCGGCACCCGCGAGTACAACCTGGCTCTCGGCGAGCGCCGCGCCAACTCGGTGAAGAACTACCTGGTCGCCAACGGCGTCTCCGCCAGCCGCGTCAGCACCGTGTCCTACGGCAAGGAGCGTCCGGCTGTGACGGGCTCGAACGAGGCCGCCTGGTCGCAGAACCGCCGTGGCGTGACCGTCGTCAACTGA
- a CDS encoding TIGR00282 family metallophosphoesterase, whose product MRILFFGDVVGRSGREAVIGHMPLLREKLDPDLTVVNGENSAGGYGVTVKIAEEFFAAGIDVVTLGNHTWDQKDLVSTIEQQPRIVRPLNYPEGTPGRGFVLLQTRGNRKVLVVNVLLRLFMEPMDDPFAAVDRVLKAHRLGPGAVDAILIDMHGEATSEKMIMGHFCDGRASLVVGTHSHVPTADHMVLPKGTAYQTDAGMCGDYDSAIGMKKEIALAKMVRKLPTERLSPAEGEGTVCGCYVETDDRTGLALRIEPLRLGGRLSQTVPERGQ is encoded by the coding sequence ATGCGGATTCTGTTTTTCGGCGACGTGGTCGGGCGCTCCGGGCGCGAGGCGGTGATCGGTCACATGCCCCTGCTGCGCGAAAAGCTCGACCCCGACCTGACGGTGGTCAACGGCGAGAATTCGGCCGGCGGCTACGGCGTCACCGTGAAGATCGCCGAGGAGTTCTTCGCCGCGGGTATCGACGTGGTCACGCTGGGCAACCACACCTGGGACCAGAAGGACCTCGTCTCCACCATCGAGCAGCAGCCGCGCATCGTCCGGCCGCTGAACTACCCCGAGGGCACGCCCGGCCGCGGCTTCGTCCTGCTGCAGACCCGCGGGAACCGCAAGGTGCTGGTGGTCAACGTGCTGCTGCGCCTGTTCATGGAGCCGATGGACGATCCCTTCGCGGCGGTCGACCGGGTTCTGAAGGCGCACCGGCTCGGGCCGGGAGCGGTCGACGCCATCCTGATCGACATGCATGGCGAGGCGACCAGCGAGAAGATGATCATGGGCCACTTCTGCGACGGCCGCGCCTCGCTGGTCGTCGGGACGCACAGCCATGTGCCGACGGCCGACCACATGGTCCTGCCCAAGGGAACGGCCTACCAGACCGATGCCGGCATGTGCGGCGACTATGACAGCGCCATCGGCATGAAGAAGGAGATCGCGCTCGCCAAGATGGTCCGCAAGCTGCCGACCGAGCGCCTGTCGCCGGCGGAGGGCGAGGGGACGGTCTGCGGCTGCTATGTGGAGACCGACGACCGTACCGGCCTCGCCCTGCGCATCGAGCCGTTGCGGCTGGGCGGCCGGCTGAGCCAGACTGTGCCCGAGCGGGGGCAGTGA
- a CDS encoding endonuclease domain-containing protein, which yields MWRRTPPGPAVPAQGIPGPARQADRGPADPDAGRAGTVRRTTADAEKIVWQKLRNGQLGARFRRQEPILGFVADFVSHDHRLIVELDGGRPAEQRAGQDERRTRVLEQAGFRVLRFWNTDIIDNLDGVLETIKARLTETAVLRSQPSGKDVL from the coding sequence ATGTGGCGGAGGACCCCGCCCGGCCCCGCCGTGCCGGCGCAGGGCATCCCCGGGCCGGCGCGGCAGGCGGATCGCGGACCCGCCGACCCGGATGCGGGGCGCGCCGGGACAGTGCGGCGGACCACGGCCGACGCGGAAAAGATCGTCTGGCAGAAGTTGCGCAACGGCCAGCTCGGCGCCAGGTTCCGGCGGCAGGAGCCGATCCTGGGGTTCGTCGCCGATTTCGTCTCGCACGACCACCGGCTGATCGTCGAACTCGACGGCGGCCGGCCCGCCGAGCAGCGGGCCGGGCAGGACGAGCGCCGGACCCGCGTCCTGGAGCAGGCAGGGTTCCGGGTTCTGCGCTTCTGGAATACCGACATCATCGACAATCTCGACGGCGTTTTGGAAACGATCAAAGCCCGTCTGACCGAAACCGCCGTCCTGCGCAGCCAGCCGTCCGGCAAGGATGTTCTCTGA
- the ybgC gene encoding tol-pal system-associated acyl-CoA thioesterase, translating into MSEPSTAPYRPAGPLQLSGWFADDGTHRFPLRVYYEDTDAGGIVYHANYLRFVERARSEMLRLLGLTHGGLAGASGVSFAVRRLTIDFVAPARLEDTLEVETRITDTGGASFAVAQTVRRDGRDLARADLQLVMINQAGRPARLPAPVREAIDALYKKQMRD; encoded by the coding sequence ATGAGTGAACCGTCCACGGCCCCGTACCGGCCGGCCGGCCCGCTGCAGCTTTCCGGCTGGTTCGCCGACGACGGCACGCACCGGTTCCCGCTGCGGGTCTATTACGAGGACACCGATGCCGGCGGCATCGTCTATCACGCCAACTATCTGCGCTTCGTCGAGCGGGCGCGCAGCGAGATGCTGCGGCTTCTCGGCCTGACGCACGGCGGCCTCGCCGGTGCCTCGGGTGTGTCATTTGCGGTACGTCGGCTGACGATCGATTTTGTCGCTCCCGCCCGGCTGGAAGACACGCTTGAAGTGGAGACACGGATCACCGATACCGGCGGTGCTTCCTTCGCAGTTGCACAAACCGTTCGCCGTGACGGCCGCGACCTCGCGCGGGCGGATCTGCAGCTGGTGATGATCAACCAGGCCGGACGCCCGGCGCGCCTTCCCGCGCCGGTCCGCGAGGCCATCGACGCTCTCTATAAGAAGCAAATGCGAGACTGA
- the tolR gene encoding protein TolR: MAAQLAGKAHGRGKRRGYRAMAEINMTPFIDVMLVLLIVFMVAAPMLTVGVPVDLPKTNAAPLEQQKDPLFVTVQTDGRVFVQETPVELSNMVALLIAVTNNNPEARILVRGDAKIAYGKMLEVMGTMSAAGFKKVGLVAEMPNGPTAGGPRVGAKQAR, encoded by the coding sequence ATGGCCGCACAACTCGCCGGCAAGGCCCACGGCCGCGGCAAGCGCCGCGGGTACCGCGCGATGGCCGAGATCAACATGACGCCGTTCATCGACGTCATGCTGGTTCTGCTGATCGTCTTCATGGTCGCCGCCCCGATGCTGACGGTCGGCGTGCCGGTCGACCTGCCCAAGACCAACGCCGCCCCGCTGGAGCAGCAGAAGGACCCGCTGTTCGTGACGGTGCAGACCGACGGCCGCGTCTTCGTGCAGGAGACCCCGGTCGAGCTGTCGAACATGGTCGCCCTGCTGATCGCGGTGACGAACAACAACCCCGAGGCCCGCATCCTGGTCCGTGGCGACGCGAAGATCGCCTATGGCAAGATGCTGGAGGTCATGGGGACGATGAGCGCCGCCGGCTTCAAGAAGGTCGGCCTCGTCGCGGAGATGCCGAACGGCCCGACGGCCGGCGGCCCGCGCGTCGGCGCCAAGCAGGCGCGCTGA
- a CDS encoding 5-formyltetrahydrofolate cyclo-ligase, translating into MTAPHGKDAARSLARAVRDAIADPAERAHAAAAIRDRIAALDLPAGEVGGYWPLGSELDVRPALHHLRTLGRTVALPVSGPRGSALVFRRWRPEDVLVKGRYGIHEPDGSSPELRPAVLLVPLLAFDRRGHRLGYGAGYYDRTLEALRAVHPVLAVGVAFAAQELEAVPVGAHDQPLDWIVTEREALGISTEREALRTSRH; encoded by the coding sequence ATGACCGCACCGCACGGCAAGGACGCCGCCCGTTCCCTGGCGCGGGCCGTGCGCGACGCCATCGCCGATCCGGCGGAACGCGCCCATGCCGCGGCGGCGATCCGCGACCGGATCGCGGCGCTCGACCTGCCGGCGGGGGAGGTCGGCGGCTATTGGCCGCTCGGCTCCGAACTCGACGTGCGGCCGGCCCTCCACCATCTCAGGACCCTCGGGCGGACGGTGGCCCTGCCGGTCTCCGGACCGCGGGGAAGCGCGCTGGTCTTCCGCCGCTGGCGGCCGGAGGACGTGCTGGTCAAGGGGCGCTACGGCATCCACGAGCCGGACGGGAGCAGTCCCGAGCTGCGGCCGGCGGTGCTGCTGGTGCCGCTGCTGGCCTTCGACCGGCGCGGCCACCGGCTGGGCTATGGCGCCGGCTATTACGACCGGACGCTGGAGGCGCTGCGGGCGGTGCACCCGGTGCTGGCCGTCGGGGTCGCCTTCGCGGCGCAGGAGCTGGAGGCGGTGCCGGTCGGCGCGCATGACCAGCCCCTGGATTGGATCGTCACGGAGCGCGAAGCGCTCGGCATTTCCACGGAGCGCGAGGCGCTTCGCACTTCAAGGCACTGA
- the ruvA gene encoding Holliday junction branch migration protein RuvA produces the protein MIAKLTGIVDSTGSDWVILDVNGVGYLLSCSNRTLSRLAAGERVSLVVETFVREERIVLHGFADQGEREWFRLLTTIQGVGARLALSILGVLDPDQLTRAIASQDKTALIRADGVGPKVAARILNELKDKVGNLMLGGAAAATPAAGKGGPVPAVPGATPALGDAVSALVNLGYGRSEAFSAVVAAGRTLGEDASVSDLIRQGLKELSQ, from the coding sequence ATGATCGCCAAGCTCACGGGCATCGTGGATTCCACCGGCAGCGACTGGGTCATCCTGGACGTGAACGGGGTCGGCTACCTGCTGTCCTGCTCGAACCGCACCCTGTCGCGTCTCGCCGCCGGCGAGCGCGTCTCGCTTGTGGTCGAGACCTTCGTCCGCGAGGAGCGCATTGTCCTGCACGGCTTCGCCGACCAGGGCGAGCGGGAGTGGTTCCGGCTGCTGACCACCATCCAGGGGGTGGGGGCGCGGCTGGCGCTGTCGATCCTCGGCGTGCTCGACCCCGACCAGCTCACCCGCGCCATCGCCTCGCAGGACAAGACCGCGCTGATCCGCGCCGACGGCGTCGGACCGAAGGTGGCGGCGCGCATCCTGAACGAGCTGAAGGACAAGGTGGGCAACCTGATGCTCGGCGGGGCCGCCGCCGCGACGCCGGCGGCCGGCAAGGGCGGGCCGGTGCCGGCCGTTCCGGGGGCGACCCCGGCGCTGGGCGACGCGGTGTCGGCGCTGGTCAATCTCGGCTACGGGCGGTCGGAGGCCTTCAGCGCCGTCGTGGCCGCCGGACGGACCCTGGGGGAGGACGCCAGCGTTTCGGACCTGATCCGTCAGGGCCTCAAGGAGCTTAGCCAATGA
- the tolQ gene encoding protein TolQ yields METLQTAQLVGNAAAGHAAEITIWGLFWQADMIVKIVMLMLLVASVWCWAIIIEKMMRIRRLNAMADAFEESFWSGGSLDALYDRIGQRPTDPMSATFAAGMREWRHAADRGIAGTMKGSLQQRVERVMAVTIGREMARAERYMTFLASVGSTAPFIGLFGTVWGIMNSFTSIAGSGNTSLAVVAPGIAEALFATAMGLLAAIPAVLSYNKFSTDLGRYADRLETFAGEFSAILSRHLEERGAA; encoded by the coding sequence ATGGAGACCCTACAAACCGCCCAGCTCGTCGGCAACGCCGCCGCCGGCCACGCTGCCGAGATCACGATCTGGGGCCTGTTCTGGCAGGCCGACATGATCGTCAAGATCGTGATGCTGATGCTGCTGGTCGCGTCCGTCTGGTGCTGGGCGATCATCATCGAGAAGATGATGCGCATCCGCCGGCTGAACGCGATGGCGGACGCCTTCGAGGAGAGCTTCTGGTCGGGCGGCTCGCTGGACGCGCTGTACGACCGCATCGGCCAGCGCCCCACCGACCCGATGTCGGCGACCTTCGCCGCGGGCATGCGCGAGTGGCGCCACGCCGCCGACCGCGGCATCGCCGGCACCATGAAGGGATCGCTGCAGCAGCGGGTCGAGCGGGTGATGGCGGTGACCATCGGCCGCGAGATGGCGCGCGCCGAACGCTACATGACCTTCCTCGCCTCGGTCGGCTCGACGGCCCCCTTCATCGGCCTGTTCGGCACGGTGTGGGGCATCATGAACTCCTTCACCTCCATCGCCGGTTCGGGCAACACCAGCCTCGCCGTGGTGGCGCCGGGCATCGCCGAGGCGCTGTTCGCCACCGCCATGGGCCTGCTGGCCGCCATCCCGGCGGTGCTGTCCTACAACAAGTTCTCGACCGACCTCGGCCGCTACGCCGACCGGCTGGAGACCTTCGCCGGCGAGTTCTCGGCCATCCTGTCGCGCCACCTCGAGGAGCGGGGAGCCGCCTGA
- the tolB gene encoding Tol-Pal system beta propeller repeat protein TolB: MTMKTRLLLKLAGWTGAVLLSLGVAVPPVARAEVRIDITKGVVEPLPIAITSFAGAGGREAQVGADISKVVSADLERSGLFRPLDPRGFLQTPEQLRTGEPRYQDWKAVGAQALVAGSTTATGDGRMKVDFRLWDVASGQYMQGLSYTATTDSWRRIAHIIADAIYKRLTGEDGYFDTRIVYVSETGPANARKKRLAIMDQDGENHQFLTDGQTLVLTPRFSPTTQEITYMSYFNKKPRVYLFNIDTGRQEVLGDFPGMTFAPRFSPDGNRVVMSMAQNGNTDIYTLDLRTRRQTQLTDAPGIDTAPSYSPDGQKIVFESDRGGSQQLYIMNADGSGVKRLSFGEGRYGTPVWSPRGDLIAFTRQRGGSFAIGVIRPDGTGERVLTEGFHVEGPTWAPNGRVLMFFKDLPAGDGRGRNAKLYTIDVTGANERRVITPLDASDPAWSPLIP; encoded by the coding sequence ATGACGATGAAGACGAGGCTTCTTCTGAAGCTCGCCGGCTGGACCGGCGCGGTGCTTCTGTCCCTGGGCGTGGCCGTCCCGCCGGTGGCCCGCGCCGAGGTGCGCATCGACATCACCAAGGGCGTGGTCGAACCGCTGCCCATCGCGATCACCAGCTTCGCCGGGGCCGGCGGGCGCGAGGCGCAGGTCGGCGCGGACATCTCCAAGGTCGTCTCGGCCGACCTGGAGCGGTCCGGCCTGTTCCGCCCGCTCGACCCGCGCGGCTTCCTGCAGACGCCCGAGCAGCTCCGCACCGGCGAGCCGCGCTACCAGGACTGGAAGGCGGTCGGCGCCCAGGCGCTCGTCGCCGGCAGCACCACCGCGACCGGCGACGGCCGCATGAAGGTGGACTTCCGCCTGTGGGACGTGGCTTCGGGCCAGTACATGCAGGGGCTGTCCTATACCGCGACGACCGACAGCTGGCGCCGCATCGCCCACATCATCGCCGACGCCATCTACAAGCGGCTGACCGGCGAGGACGGCTATTTCGACACCCGCATCGTCTACGTCTCGGAGACCGGCCCGGCCAACGCCCGCAAGAAGCGTCTGGCGATCATGGATCAGGACGGCGAGAACCATCAGTTCCTGACCGACGGGCAGACGCTGGTCCTGACGCCGCGCTTCTCGCCGACGACCCAGGAAATCACGTACATGTCGTACTTCAACAAGAAGCCGCGCGTGTACCTGTTCAACATCGACACCGGCCGGCAGGAGGTCCTGGGCGACTTCCCCGGCATGACCTTCGCGCCGCGCTTCTCGCCGGACGGCAACCGCGTCGTCATGAGCATGGCGCAGAACGGCAACACCGACATCTACACGCTGGACCTGCGCACCCGCCGCCAGACCCAGCTCACCGACGCGCCGGGAATCGACACCGCCCCGAGCTACTCGCCGGACGGCCAGAAGATCGTCTTCGAGTCGGACCGCGGCGGCAGCCAGCAGCTCTACATCATGAACGCCGACGGGTCGGGGGTGAAGCGGCTGAGCTTCGGCGAGGGCCGCTACGGCACGCCGGTGTGGTCGCCGCGCGGTGACCTGATCGCGTTCACGCGCCAGCGTGGGGGCAGCTTTGCAATCGGCGTAATCCGTCCGGATGGGACGGGCGAGCGGGTGCTGACCGAGGGCTTCCACGTCGAGGGTCCGACCTGGGCGCCGAACGGCCGTGTTCTGATGTTTTTCAAGGACTTGCCCGCTGGCGACGGCCGGGGGCGCAACGCCAAGCTGTACACGATCGACGTCACGGGCGCCAACGAGCGTCGTGTGATAACGCCGCTTGACGCATCCGATCCTGCATGGTCGCCCTTGATTCCCTAG
- a CDS encoding YebC/PmpR family DNA-binding transcriptional regulator, producing MAGHSQFKNIMHRKGAQDAKRSKIFNKLAREITVAAKGGLPDPAANPRLRAAILAARAQNMPRDRIERAIKQGTPGGGDDANYEEVRYEGYGPGGVALIVEALTDNRNRTASEVRSSFTKYGGSLGETNSVSFMFNRVGAIYYPAAAADADAMFETALEAGADNVESDEEGHEVTTTVEGFGAVRDALEAKFGAPESARLTWKPLNTVTPGEDAAASLLKLLDVLEDNDDVQTVEGNFDIPDELMQKLTA from the coding sequence ATGGCCGGTCATTCCCAGTTCAAGAACATCATGCACCGCAAGGGCGCGCAGGACGCCAAGCGGTCCAAGATCTTCAACAAGCTCGCCCGCGAGATCACCGTCGCGGCGAAGGGCGGCCTGCCCGACCCGGCGGCCAACCCGCGGCTGCGCGCGGCCATCCTCGCGGCCCGGGCACAGAACATGCCGCGCGACCGGATCGAGCGGGCGATCAAGCAGGGCACGCCCGGCGGCGGCGACGACGCGAACTATGAAGAGGTGCGGTACGAGGGCTACGGCCCCGGCGGCGTCGCGCTGATCGTCGAGGCGCTGACCGACAACCGCAACCGCACCGCCTCGGAAGTGCGCTCCAGCTTCACCAAGTACGGCGGCAGCCTGGGCGAGACGAACTCGGTCAGCTTCATGTTCAACCGGGTCGGCGCGATCTACTATCCGGCCGCCGCGGCGGACGCCGACGCGATGTTCGAGACCGCGCTGGAAGCCGGCGCGGACAATGTTGAGTCGGACGAGGAAGGCCACGAGGTCACCACCACCGTGGAAGGCTTCGGCGCCGTCCGCGACGCGCTGGAGGCCAAGTTCGGCGCGCCGGAGAGCGCCCGGCTGACCTGGAAGCCGCTGAACACGGTCACCCCCGGCGAGGATGCCGCCGCCAGCCTGCTGAAGCTGCTGGACGTGCTGGAGGACAACGACGACGTCCAGACGGTCGAGGGCAACTTCGACATCCCGGACGAGCTGATGCAGAAGCTGACCGCGTAA
- a CDS encoding cell division protein ZapA, producing the protein MPQVDIEINNRLYRMGCQEGQEGRLRELAAYVDRRLKQLTGGGKLGSEAQMLVMTCLVLADEMQDMAAGRGAPAGLALDEAEVAAGLDQVARRIEEVAARLERA; encoded by the coding sequence ATGCCGCAGGTCGATATCGAGATCAACAACCGCCTCTACCGCATGGGCTGCCAGGAGGGGCAGGAGGGGCGGCTGCGCGAGCTGGCCGCCTATGTCGACCGCCGGCTGAAGCAGCTGACCGGCGGCGGCAAGCTGGGCTCGGAGGCGCAGATGCTGGTGATGACCTGCCTCGTCCTGGCCGACGAGATGCAGGACATGGCGGCCGGGCGGGGCGCCCCCGCCGGCCTCGCGCTGGACGAGGCGGAGGTGGCCGCCGGCCTCGATCAGGTCGCCCGGCGCATCGAAGAGGTTGCCGCGCGGCTCGAGCGCGCCTAG
- a CDS encoding DUF29 domain-containing protein — translation MGFHAKHDEDFYAWAMEQAARLREAAASGTNLPLDWENLAEEIESMGRSDRREAISRLSRIIEHLLKLEHSPAEQPREAWRRSVVEQRMSLPLLLDDSPSLRAKLDGFLEDAWRQGRREALYGLERDCVFDRDLPRDCPYRVEELLDEAFWPPNRHGLA, via the coding sequence ATGGGCTTTCACGCGAAGCACGACGAGGATTTCTACGCCTGGGCGATGGAGCAGGCCGCCCGCCTGCGCGAGGCGGCCGCGTCGGGGACCAACCTGCCGCTGGACTGGGAGAACCTTGCCGAAGAGATCGAGAGCATGGGGCGCAGCGACAGGCGGGAGGCCATCAGCCGCCTGTCCCGCATCATCGAGCATCTGCTGAAGCTGGAGCACTCCCCCGCTGAGCAGCCGCGGGAGGCGTGGCGGAGGTCGGTGGTCGAGCAGCGGATGAGCCTGCCCCTTCTGCTGGACGACAGTCCGAGCCTTCGGGCCAAGCTGGACGGCTTCCTGGAGGATGCATGGCGGCAGGGGCGGCGTGAAGCGCTCTATGGGCTGGAGCGGGACTGCGTCTTCGACCGCGACCTGCCGCGCGACTGTCCCTACCGGGTGGAGGAGCTGCTGGACGAGGCCTTCTGGCCGCCCAACCGGCACGGGCTCGCCTGA